Proteins encoded in a region of the uncultured Paludibaculum sp. genome:
- a CDS encoding redoxin domain-containing protein, with protein MAALLCRLVSAQTLSPSDSYKLGHSSHGAAFDSGPRQKPWVLPGIGVAHFPITTKNPEVQKWFDQGNALLHSFWFYEAERSFRWCLKLEPDNAMAYWGLAVANADRRAGDGDRPADFIREAARRKNSVTERERLYIEAWEAVLLPDAVHSRDAKIDDDKAYQAQRAAHIKKLETLAVKYPDDMEARAYLALATLGDARYGTEMVIREILARQPMHPGAHHYRIHNWDYHEPAQALPSCRAYTDAVPGIGHAQHMPGHIYSIVGMWDEAAISMDSATRVEKQYMRDSLTFPFNNWNYGHNRNYLSYIQEQLGMVEAALFGARQLIDAPLDPDGNNDVPNSSHSYGLQAAARVLVKFERWDELLDPKNIPWRDIPREKASKAYFEARAYLGKGKVDDAEKKLTELTPLRKEFEKDNFRLRIFDTHVLELRARLALAKGETIFGLGLLADAADREFTLQREYADPPFYPEALYNTLGEAYLAAKSPVLAAQAFEKDLTLVANDIFALSGLVRARSALGETAKAQDAMARLLFETRHADAGLKLLEQAKATGVMAAPRDAAPGPQREYTRIPLESYGPAKWEPYPAPRLDVKDAAGKTVSLEQFKGKNVILVYYLGQECPHCMKQLSDLGKKKDDWEGLETVVLAVSSAEPSKNKGGLKEYGELAVRLLSDTNHENARRFHSYDDFEDMELHSTLLIDKKGRVYWGRLGGDPFTDMAFLEKQLKRMNELVEAESRKAAPAPSAEE; from the coding sequence GTGGCGGCATTGCTTTGCCGGCTGGTTTCGGCGCAGACTCTCAGCCCATCTGACAGCTACAAACTGGGCCATTCCTCCCATGGGGCGGCCTTCGATAGCGGACCCCGCCAGAAGCCCTGGGTTCTGCCCGGCATCGGCGTCGCGCATTTCCCCATCACGACAAAGAACCCCGAAGTCCAGAAGTGGTTCGACCAGGGCAATGCCCTGCTCCACTCCTTCTGGTTCTACGAGGCTGAGCGTTCATTCCGCTGGTGCCTGAAGCTGGAGCCCGACAATGCCATGGCCTATTGGGGCCTTGCCGTCGCCAACGCGGATCGCCGGGCGGGCGACGGCGACCGGCCCGCCGACTTCATCCGCGAGGCGGCCAGACGGAAGAACTCGGTGACGGAACGCGAGCGCCTGTACATCGAGGCTTGGGAGGCCGTGTTGCTGCCCGACGCCGTACACTCCCGGGATGCGAAGATCGATGACGACAAGGCCTATCAGGCGCAGCGCGCCGCCCACATCAAGAAGCTTGAAACGCTCGCCGTGAAGTATCCGGACGATATGGAGGCGCGGGCGTACCTCGCTCTGGCCACCCTGGGTGACGCCCGGTATGGCACCGAGATGGTGATTCGCGAGATCCTGGCCCGCCAGCCGATGCACCCGGGCGCTCACCACTACCGGATTCACAACTGGGACTACCACGAGCCGGCGCAGGCCCTGCCGAGTTGCCGCGCTTACACCGACGCGGTACCAGGCATCGGCCACGCCCAACACATGCCCGGGCACATCTATAGCATCGTCGGCATGTGGGACGAGGCCGCCATCTCGATGGATTCCGCCACGCGCGTCGAGAAGCAGTACATGCGCGACAGCCTCACGTTCCCGTTCAACAACTGGAACTACGGCCACAATCGCAACTATCTCTCCTACATTCAGGAGCAACTGGGCATGGTGGAGGCGGCTCTGTTCGGCGCGCGTCAGTTGATCGACGCGCCGCTCGACCCGGATGGCAATAATGACGTCCCCAACAGCAGCCACTCCTATGGACTGCAGGCCGCCGCCCGGGTACTCGTCAAGTTCGAGCGCTGGGACGAGTTGCTCGATCCGAAGAATATCCCGTGGCGCGACATCCCGCGAGAGAAGGCGTCCAAGGCGTACTTCGAGGCGCGCGCCTATCTTGGAAAGGGCAAGGTGGACGACGCGGAGAAGAAGCTGACCGAGCTCACACCGCTACGCAAGGAATTCGAGAAGGACAACTTCCGCCTGCGCATCTTCGATACGCATGTACTCGAACTCCGCGCCCGGCTTGCCTTGGCCAAAGGCGAGACGATCTTCGGCCTCGGCCTGTTGGCCGATGCGGCCGATCGCGAGTTCACTCTCCAGCGGGAGTACGCCGATCCACCTTTCTATCCTGAAGCCCTCTACAACACGCTGGGCGAAGCCTACCTGGCCGCCAAGAGTCCGGTTCTGGCCGCGCAGGCTTTCGAGAAGGACCTCACCCTCGTCGCGAACGACATCTTCGCGCTCTCGGGCCTCGTCCGCGCCCGCTCCGCACTGGGCGAGACGGCCAAGGCCCAGGACGCCATGGCCCGGCTGCTCTTTGAAACCCGCCACGCCGATGCCGGCTTGAAGCTTCTGGAGCAGGCCAAGGCCACCGGGGTGATGGCGGCGCCGCGGGATGCCGCCCCTGGGCCTCAACGCGAGTACACCCGGATCCCGCTGGAAAGCTACGGCCCGGCGAAATGGGAGCCCTATCCGGCGCCCCGCCTCGACGTGAAGGACGCAGCCGGCAAGACCGTCTCCCTGGAGCAGTTCAAGGGGAAGAACGTGATCCTGGTCTACTATCTGGGCCAGGAGTGCCCGCACTGCATGAAGCAGTTGAGCGATCTGGGCAAGAAGAAGGACGACTGGGAGGGTCTGGAGACCGTGGTGCTGGCGGTCAGCAGCGCAGAGCCTTCGAAGAACAAGGGCGGCCTCAAGGAGTACGGCGAACTGGCCGTGCGGCTACTGTCGGACACCAACCACGAGAACGCCCGCCGGTTCCATTCCTATGACGATTTCGAGGACATGGAGTTGCACTCCACGTTGCTCATCGACAAGAAGGGCCGCGTCTACTGGGGCCGCCTCGGCGGAGATCCGTTCACCGACATGGCGTTTCTCGAGAAGCAACTCAAGCGCATGAATGAACTGGTGGAAGCGGAGTCCAGGAAGGCAGCACCGGCGCCGTCCGCGGAAGAGTGA
- a CDS encoding PadR family transcriptional regulator encodes MSKPTDLVQGTLDLLILKTLTLGPQHGWSIAQMIKERSEEVLLVQQGSLYPALHKLETQGFIESEWGGSENNRRAKFYALTQKGRHYLEQEEANWERLSRAIGLIVKMA; translated from the coding sequence ATGAGCAAACCAACCGACCTTGTCCAGGGCACGCTGGACCTCCTCATTCTCAAGACCCTCACCCTCGGGCCCCAGCACGGCTGGTCGATCGCCCAGATGATCAAGGAGCGTTCCGAGGAGGTTCTTCTGGTGCAGCAAGGCTCCCTCTACCCCGCGCTCCACAAGCTCGAAACCCAGGGTTTCATCGAGTCGGAGTGGGGCGGCAGCGAGAACAACCGGCGGGCGAAATTCTATGCCCTTACCCAGAAGGGCAGGCACTACCTGGAACAGGAAGAGGCTAACTGGGAGCGGCTTTCCCGTGCCATCGGCCTGATCGTGAAAATGGCCTAA
- a CDS encoding M23 family metallopeptidase, with translation MPARHSLLLLALVAIAGRGAASGQPPLQGKQGEVVRYATPAAYVRILDRKTPVYGGLALIPLAATDKPGDYPLELLSAEGKTLETRTLTVLDAHYLTQNVALSKAVTELKPSPGEMETVRALRHLESPAKLWSEPFLAPVPGCMNSPFGVQRYQNGKPTGNIHAGVDQRGPMGKPIVAAAAGTVRMVRSYNVHGNVVGVDHGQGVVSMYLHMSRTVAREGDVVKAGDILGYVGMTGRANGPHLHWSVNVHGVAVNPAKFAPLTACGAAPVKKPAPKRRGKRR, from the coding sequence ATGCCTGCGCGCCATTCTCTCCTCCTGCTCGCCCTGGTGGCCATTGCCGGCAGGGGTGCCGCTTCCGGCCAGCCGCCCCTGCAAGGCAAACAGGGCGAAGTTGTCCGATATGCGACACCCGCCGCCTACGTCCGCATCCTCGACCGGAAGACGCCAGTCTACGGCGGCCTCGCACTCATCCCCCTGGCCGCGACGGACAAACCCGGCGACTACCCGCTGGAATTGCTTTCCGCCGAGGGCAAAACGCTGGAGACCAGGACGCTTACCGTCCTGGATGCCCACTATCTCACACAGAATGTAGCCCTCTCGAAGGCCGTCACCGAACTGAAACCTTCACCCGGCGAGATGGAGACGGTCCGTGCGCTGAGGCACCTCGAATCGCCGGCCAAACTCTGGTCGGAGCCCTTCCTGGCCCCGGTGCCCGGCTGCATGAACTCTCCGTTCGGCGTCCAGCGCTACCAGAATGGGAAGCCCACGGGCAACATCCACGCGGGGGTCGACCAGCGCGGGCCCATGGGTAAGCCGATTGTGGCCGCGGCGGCCGGCACAGTGCGGATGGTCCGCTCGTACAACGTTCACGGCAATGTGGTGGGTGTGGATCATGGCCAGGGCGTGGTCTCGATGTATCTCCACATGTCGCGCACGGTGGCCCGAGAGGGCGACGTCGTCAAAGCGGGAGATATCCTCGGCTATGTCGGCATGACCGGCCGGGCCAACGGTCCACACCTGCACTGGAGCGTCAATGTTCACGGAGTGGCCGTCAACCCTGCGAAGTTCGCGCCGCTCACCGCCTGCGGTGCTGCGCCGGTGAAGAAGCCGGCGCCCAAACGCCGGGGGAAACGCCGATGA
- a CDS encoding protein kinase, translated as MIAERWAAMKALFEQAMEMEGPQREAFVNSACAGDESMQLSLLQLLAHHDAATSVLAGPMLSMDRAAEIVASGMRTFVPGEIVAGRFRIERFLAEGGMGEVYAASDLELGGEVALKTIRPLLATSDEILARFKQEIQLSRQVTHANVARVYDLFLHDVDLDGQRRPIVFLSMELLAGETLAERVRRGGALAPAEALSLARKLASALDAAHAAGVVHRDFKSSNVILARNRDGSERPVVMDFGLAAAARPLADGSGLEIDARGAMEGTPMYMAPEQVEGEHVGPAADIYSFGIVLYEMLAGKVPFVGATSLETAWLRMTQAPAPVPGIPRRWNEALKSCLSLKPESRPASGQAVLRRMEGRFAWSAGRKGAVAGVAAVVVLWAGVWVARLPHRTTPEAQQAADVARVKMQSGTRQGYLAAVEGFRHAAELDPQWAQAWSDLAYAYATAANGASLPPGQATKEARKAAAEAIRLDRNSSRAYGSLGWVQSLDLEEWPKAEESFQRAVELDPSDWQIHYWFGVHLRKRGRYQDAEAQDRLALTLSGQREPMVWCELAFLYWTSGRLDRMERHMREQLVAFPNFGLTRYLHARLLKHQGHYAEAEEELAFTEKLQYPPVTVMVERASLEAFRGRPKESRRILGRLEEIAKTSSVDGLLIAGVYAQVGDKDTAMAWLERAYQRRDTTLLSMATSPLLRPLWGDARFVSLLRRLHFSDQIIQQMGFNSSSANGPGSQPRRGGTS; from the coding sequence ATGATTGCGGAACGCTGGGCGGCGATGAAGGCCCTGTTCGAACAGGCCATGGAGATGGAGGGCCCGCAGCGCGAGGCGTTCGTGAACAGCGCTTGTGCCGGCGACGAATCGATGCAGTTGTCCCTGCTGCAGTTGCTGGCCCACCACGACGCGGCAACGTCGGTGCTGGCCGGGCCTATGCTCTCGATGGACCGCGCCGCCGAGATTGTCGCCTCCGGCATGCGCACGTTCGTGCCCGGGGAGATCGTGGCAGGCCGGTTCCGCATAGAGCGGTTTCTCGCCGAGGGCGGCATGGGTGAGGTATACGCCGCGTCCGATCTGGAGCTGGGTGGCGAGGTAGCGCTGAAAACGATCCGGCCGCTGCTGGCCACCAGTGATGAGATTCTGGCGCGTTTCAAACAGGAGATCCAGCTCAGCCGGCAGGTGACGCACGCCAATGTGGCCCGGGTCTACGATCTGTTCCTGCACGATGTGGATCTCGATGGGCAGCGCCGCCCGATTGTGTTCCTCTCGATGGAACTGCTGGCCGGCGAGACTTTGGCGGAACGCGTCCGCCGGGGCGGGGCACTGGCCCCCGCGGAGGCTCTTTCCCTCGCGCGGAAGCTGGCGTCGGCGCTGGACGCGGCGCACGCCGCAGGAGTGGTCCATCGGGACTTCAAGAGCAGTAACGTGATCCTGGCGCGGAATCGCGACGGCAGCGAACGGCCGGTGGTCATGGATTTCGGACTGGCGGCGGCGGCACGGCCCCTGGCGGATGGATCCGGCTTGGAGATCGACGCGCGCGGCGCCATGGAAGGCACCCCCATGTACATGGCGCCGGAGCAGGTGGAAGGCGAGCATGTGGGGCCGGCGGCCGACATCTATTCCTTCGGCATCGTGCTCTACGAAATGCTGGCCGGCAAGGTGCCGTTTGTGGGGGCGACCTCGCTGGAGACGGCTTGGCTACGCATGACTCAGGCGCCTGCCCCGGTGCCCGGGATCCCCAGGCGCTGGAACGAAGCTCTGAAGTCCTGCCTCTCGCTGAAACCGGAGTCGCGGCCGGCCTCGGGCCAGGCCGTGCTACGGCGCATGGAGGGCCGATTTGCCTGGAGCGCTGGCCGCAAGGGCGCTGTCGCCGGAGTCGCCGCCGTGGTCGTGTTGTGGGCCGGCGTGTGGGTGGCACGCTTGCCGCACCGGACCACGCCCGAGGCGCAGCAGGCGGCCGATGTCGCGCGGGTCAAGATGCAGTCCGGAACCAGACAGGGCTATCTGGCGGCCGTGGAAGGCTTCCGCCACGCGGCGGAGCTCGACCCGCAATGGGCGCAGGCCTGGTCTGATCTGGCCTACGCCTACGCCACCGCGGCGAATGGAGCGTCGCTGCCGCCGGGCCAGGCAACGAAGGAGGCTCGCAAGGCAGCCGCCGAGGCAATCCGGTTGGACCGGAATTCCAGCCGGGCCTATGGCTCTCTGGGATGGGTGCAGTCGTTGGATCTTGAGGAGTGGCCCAAGGCCGAGGAGTCGTTTCAACGGGCGGTGGAACTGGATCCCAGCGACTGGCAGATCCACTACTGGTTCGGAGTGCATTTGCGCAAGCGCGGTCGCTATCAGGATGCCGAGGCACAGGACCGTCTGGCGCTGACGCTCAGCGGGCAGCGGGAGCCGATGGTGTGGTGCGAGCTGGCGTTTCTCTATTGGACGTCGGGCCGCCTGGACCGCATGGAGCGGCACATGCGCGAGCAGTTGGTAGCCTTCCCGAACTTCGGGCTGACGCGCTATCTGCACGCCCGGCTGTTGAAGCATCAGGGCCACTATGCCGAGGCTGAGGAAGAACTGGCGTTCACCGAGAAGCTGCAGTACCCACCGGTGACGGTAATGGTGGAGCGGGCCTCCCTGGAGGCGTTTCGCGGACGGCCGAAGGAATCGCGGCGGATTCTTGGCCGGTTGGAGGAGATCGCGAAGACCAGCTCAGTGGATGGACTGCTGATCGCCGGGGTCTATGCGCAGGTGGGCGACAAGGACACGGCGATGGCGTGGCTGGAACGGGCCTACCAGCGGCGGGATACGACGCTGTTATCCATGGCCACCAGTCCTTTGCTGCGGCCGCTATGGGGCGATGCGCGGTTCGTCTCTCTCCTGCGGCGGCTGCACTTCAGCGATCAGATCATACAGCAGATGGGATTCAACTCC
- a CDS encoding sigma-70 family RNA polymerase sigma factor, giving the protein MGGPPDDQITLLLRSMRQGNVLARTQLAAAVYPELKRIAAKHMQHERPDHTLQPTALVHEAFVKLVGTNEWLMENRGHFFAVASQVMRQILVDHARQHLSLKRGSGGPLAEIQEWQAVTSDRPELVIDIDRLLSRLEVIDERQAQVVVMRYFAGFAEDEIAAALSISVRTVKRDWSMARAWLLKELTPR; this is encoded by the coding sequence ATGGGTGGACCACCTGACGACCAGATCACGTTGCTTCTGCGGAGTATGCGGCAGGGGAATGTGCTGGCGCGGACCCAGTTAGCGGCGGCGGTGTACCCCGAACTGAAGCGGATCGCCGCCAAGCACATGCAGCACGAGCGGCCGGATCATACCCTGCAACCCACGGCGCTGGTTCACGAGGCATTCGTGAAGCTGGTCGGCACCAACGAGTGGCTGATGGAGAATCGCGGCCACTTCTTCGCGGTGGCCTCGCAGGTGATGCGGCAGATTCTGGTGGACCATGCCCGGCAGCACCTCTCCCTGAAACGCGGCTCCGGTGGCCCGCTCGCCGAAATCCAGGAATGGCAGGCGGTGACCAGCGACCGGCCGGAACTGGTCATCGACATCGACCGCCTGCTGTCGAGGCTTGAGGTCATTGATGAACGGCAGGCGCAGGTCGTTGTCATGCGCTATTTCGCCGGATTTGCCGAGGACGAGATCGCAGCCGCGCTGAGTATCTCGGTACGCACAGTGAAACGGGACTGGAGCATGGCCCGCGCCTGGCTGCTCAAAGAGTTGACGCCCCGATGA